From Electrophorus electricus isolate fEleEle1 chromosome 8, fEleEle1.pri, whole genome shotgun sequence, the proteins below share one genomic window:
- the akirin2 gene encoding akirin-2 produces MACGATLKRTMDFDPLSAASPKRRRCSPVSAAASAASPRKYLRMEPSPFGAATARLTTEQILNNIKQEYKRMQKRRHLESSSQPAESCCYLPAHPGTAPAHPGTAPAHPGTAPPAHAALTGACAGASSPSRREQPLFTLRQVGMICERLLKEREEKVREEYEDILTTKLAEQYDAFVKFTHDQLMRRFGEQPASYVS; encoded by the exons ATGGCATGCGGGGCCACTCTTAAACGGACTATGGACTTCGATCCGCTGAGTGCGGCGTCCCCGAAGCGGCGGCGGTGCAGCCCGGTGTCTGCGGCGGCGTCCGCCGCTTCGCCTCGGAAGTACCTGCGCATGGAGCCGTCGCCGTTTGGAGCCGCGACCGCCAGACTCACCACAG AGCAAATCCTGAACAACATCAAGCAGGAATATAAACGTATGCAGAAGAGGCGGCACTTGGAGAGCAGCTCCCAACCAGCAGAGAGTTGCTGTTACCTCCCTGCCCATCCAGGCACCGCCCCCGCCCACCCTGGCACCGCCCCCGCCCACCCTGGCACCGCCCCGCCTGCACACGCTGCACTCACAG GTGCATGTGCTGGTGCGTCGTCACCCTCCAGACGAGAACAGCCCCTGTTCACCCTCAGACAGGTGGGCATGATCTGTGAACGTCTCCTGAAGGAGCGTGAGGAGAAGGTTCGCGAGGAGTATGAGGACATCCTTACCACGAAACTGGCAG AGCAGTATGACGCGTTTGTGAAGTTCACCCATGACCAGTTAATGCGAAGGTTCGGGGAGCAGCCTGCTAGCT ATGTGTCGTGA